AAGCTGAGGATGTAAGGCACACTCCACAAGGCAAAGAGTTGTATTCTTTAAGGTCACAAACAATAGAGCGAGTTTTTGCAGATGCTAAGGAAAAACATTCTATGAGATATACTCATTTAAGAGGCTTGGCTAAGCTAAAAATGCAAGTCACGCTTATTTTTGCATGCATGAATTTAAAGAAATTAGCTAAATGGAAGAGAAAAAAGGGGATGTTACCTCCTTTTACTTCTCTTTGCAAAGATTTTTTAGATTTCTATTTAATGAAAAAGCAATTTGCTTAGCTTAATCAAACTAGCAAATTGCTTTTGTCTTCAGTCTGAAGTGGGCTTTTACGCCCACTTTATTTGTAGTTTTTACCGTTTTAGTAATTTAAACTGACCTCCAAAAATTCCGATGAATAATCTAAAGTTGAGTTTTGAAAATGGGGTAAATGTCTTTGATTTACCAAAAATTTAATACCATTTTGATTGAATTGGGTATCATCTGATTTAGGTTGCTCCTTTAGAGCAAGTTGAAGTTTGGAAAATTTATTTAATTATTTTTTCAAGATAATCTTTAACATCTTTGTAATTTACATCTTCTGCATAAATTCTTTGTAATTGGGTTAAAGCCTTTTTATTATCCCCTAATTTAAAATATGTGATACCTAACCAATACTTAGCTTCCATAACTTCAGGTGTCATAGTCCGTTTTAGTACCGGCCCTTTTTTAAATTGTTCTACAGCTATTTCTAATAAACCTTTTTCTAAAAAACACCTTCCTAACAAAATATTGGCTTGATCTTTAATATGGTCAAAATTATTTATTTGTTGCAGCAAGGGAATTGCCTGATCATAATTTCCTAATTGAAAATAGCTATAAGCAATAATATAGCCTAAATCTGGGTCTTGACTAATTTCTTCAGTTAACTTGCTGTGGTTTTCCACCACTTTCTGATAAACACCTTGCTGAAAGTAAATAAAGGTTAATAAAGATAAAGTTAAAGTATCATCGGGATCATAATTTAAAACCGTTAAAAAATGGTTTTCCGCTAAAGAAAAATTTCCCTTGTTTAATTGTTGTACACCTTTATTATATTCACTGACCATTTTATTATAGGGATTTTTTATAGCTTTATAAAAATAGTAGCCGGAAATTGCCGTAATGGTAAATCCTATAAAGGGATTAGCAATAAGGACAAAAAGTCCTAAAATTATTCCCCAAAGCCAACCATAACCTTTTTCCTTTTTGGCAGGTATATCAACTACTTCTTGGAAACCTTTTTTTTCTTTTGCCAATTCTTTTGCCAACCTTTTAAATGATTTTTCTTCCACATAGGAAATACCAGTTCCAGGGATAGAAACAGTTTTTCTTATACCTCTAGGACCAACACCTACCCTGTAACCTTTAACTCCGGCACTTATACCAACACCACTTTTACTGAAATTTACTCGAACTCCTTTTCCCAATGAAATACTTTTTCTAAATCTTAAACCCAAAATTACCCATCCTTTCTATTAAATATTTTTTAAAAAAGTTTAGCAAGTTGGATAAACAACGGCACTAATAGATATACACTAGAAGAGATGATTATACCAGAAACTAAAGCTGGTACGGTATATTGGGAACCACCGGATTTGGTAATCAATGGAAGAAGAGTATCCATTGCAGTGGCTCCAGCCGGTGCAATCACCGTCAAAGGAGGAAGAAATTTCGGTAAGATAGGGGTGATAATAAAGGCTAGAACTTCCCGAAAAACATTGCACAATAGGGCGACAATACCTAAGGTAGGGCTATATGTACTGCCGATGATTATTGAAGACAAACTATACCAACCAAACCCCGAAACAACGGCACCTACTTC
This sequence is a window from Anaerobranca californiensis DSM 14826. Protein-coding genes within it:
- a CDS encoding transposase, coding for AEDVRHTPQGKELYSLRSQTIERVFADAKEKHSMRYTHLRGLAKLKMQVTLIFACMNLKKLAKWKRKKGMLPPFTSLCKDFLDFYLMKKQFA
- a CDS encoding DUF4236 domain-containing protein codes for the protein MGLRFRKSISLGKGVRVNFSKSGVGISAGVKGYRVGVGPRGIRKTVSIPGTGISYVEEKSFKRLAKELAKEKKGFQEVVDIPAKKEKGYGWLWGIILGLFVLIANPFIGFTITAISGYYFYKAIKNPYNKMVSEYNKGVQQLNKGNFSLAENHFLTVLNYDPDDTLTLSLLTFIYFQQGVYQKVVENHSKLTEEISQDPDLGYIIAYSYFQLGNYDQAIPLLQQINNFDHIKDQANILLGRCFLEKGLLEIAVEQFKKGPVLKRTMTPEVMEAKYWLGITYFKLGDNKKALTQLQRIYAEDVNYKDVKDYLEKIIK